ATCGATCGACGTATAGGTACGTATCGGATACGATACGGCCTAGTTTTTGAAGTATCGGTGCTTCATAGAATTATGGATATGCCATAATTTGTTTTCATACGTTTTTCCATAAGATGTTTTCATAAGTTTTGTCAAATAGCCTCACAAGTGTTTGTGTCGGTAGATAAGTTCAAATACATCGATCCAAACATGAGTATAAAGGTTTTTCATGTAGATATAGAATTGAAAGCCGCATATATTACAATTAGTGGCAACTAGCAAATGATATGATAGAAAAAGGAAATGCTAACCTTGCAGCATGCTCTGAAAAATACTTCCCAGGTTGTCTTTGCCTGAGTGCATGGAGATCCCCGCCAGGACAAAACTCCATAACCAAGCAAGAGAATGATTCTGTCTCAAAGTGCGTGTACAACGACGGTAGAAATGGATGATCTAGAGACTGCAAGATCTCCCTCTCTGTCTGCGCTCTCGGAAGCTTCTTGCGACTCGACAATTCTGTCTTGTTCATTACTTTCATAGCAAAACAAGTCCTCGTGCTGCTTAACTCAGCTAGATATACACTCCCTATGTCTCCGCATCCCAATTTCTTCAACAACCTGAAATGTCTCATTTCCAATCCACCATCCCGAACTCGGATCGCTTGAATTGCTTCCCATCTTACATCATTTGCTTTATGTGGTTTATACAAAGAACTGCTCAAACTACTGATGCTGCTCTCGTCACTAACATCACTTCCGGTACTCCCTCTACATATGCTCGTCTTCCTGCTCTCACATGAATTACTAACCTCTCCACTTTCAACTGACTTATCGACACTAACACATTCGTTGATCCCAGTGTTGGTGAAACTTTCTTTGGCTTCTGAATAGACAGTGGCAGAATACAAACTATTCTGAGGACTTGAGCAAAACGTAATCTCAGAGTTTTTCAAATCAACAACTTGTTTCGACGAAACTAATACGTCATTGTCAGATTCTAATATCTCATCAGATTTACGATTCATGGAACTTTCACTGATGCACAATTTAGTTTCAATTGTGGAAATATTCTTTTCCAAACAACTTTCAAAACTCTCGATACGGTCAGATTTACCATTAACCTTATAATATTGCTTCTCCATTTTAGTCGAACCTTCATGATCCACATTGTTAGCCTCTTGATAGGCATCATTCATCCTTCCTAGATTATGATGATTGGAAGAAGGCCCTTGATCTCTAGATACTCGTAAAGGCGGCCGAGAAGAACGGAGGATCCCTGACGTCGAAGGTGGATTGTGATCTATTCCAGAAACTGAATTCTGAACTCCTGGTAAAGATTCAACTCCATCAACAGGTGACTCCATCAAGAAATTCTTAATAAGCTGCAAAATCCAAATCACCTAAGAAAATTACTGAGATCTATCTACTCATCCAATTAAACATAATCCATTTGACAGAAAGTGATTAAAACAccaaattaagaaaacaaaacaaacccACTaaccaaaaacaaaacaattgaaaaaaataatcaaaaaaaaaaaaaactttcagaTAAAAAAGCTTCAATCTTTCAACAAACTTACCAAGCCACtatagagaaacaaaagaaaaacttaaaaattttagtttttttattccaaaaactCTAGTAAGTCTTAACAACACTCCAAGTTAAAGTTTTTAGCTTTAATTATTCTTGAGAAGACAAGTTaaactttttctttgattatAGTACAAGAACAAAGAAAGGAAGCAAAAGGGTATGCTTAGAGAGACAAACCTGATTAATGGAAAAAATTGGCAATGTAATTGGAGAGAAAGAAAGCTTCTTCCATGGCTAAGAAAAAAAGTTGTATGTGCCGGAAAGTGATGTTACTTTGATTTCGCTTTCTGCAATTCTAAAGAGCGTTCAGATCCGAtcggaaaaaaaaaaaagggacaaaacaaaaacaagaacaataataataataaatgaataaataaaaatactatGTTGTTGGTTTTGTGTTAGTTTTTGGGGTTTGGGATGGAGAAATGGGAATTGAAGAAAACGAAGGCAAGTTGAGAAGCAAAGGcaatagaaagaataaaaaagtGCAGTGATTTAGTCTAAAAAAATGAATCTCGCCGAGTTTCATGTTCTTGTTTCTCCCAAAAGTTTAATGCTTTTTTTGAGTCCACAAAAGGGAAGTGAAACCAAACGGGTCATGACTCATGGGCATTCTCGACCCACCAGCACGCGTAACTTTTCTCCCCTTCTTTTGACAAATGTTTAACTAAGGAGGGTTTTTGAgagtgaaacaaaaaaaaaattataataaaataaaaatggcaGAAAGCTAAAGAAGTTTCCTATAAGAGAATTAGGCGAGTCAAACTAAATCAAATGACAGAGATCAAATACTAGTCTTAGGTGTAAGAAGGGTTTGGAATATCGCCACAATAGTattgtaagaaaaataaaaaaaatggttcTTGTCACATTTGAACCAGGATTGCCTACACAAACGAAGAAACCTCCTACACAGGCCAACCAgaataacaaagtcaaaaaatcaccaaagaaaatgattaaatttCGAATTTCTATTGTGATTATGTGTACCTCAAAATGTGTAATTATTAACTATGTTTTAATTGTAGAGGAGGTCTAAAGAGTTTGTGAAAGGTATTGAGGCTTTAAAAAAGACACATGTTAATGAGACACATAATGTTGAGTCGCCATCACATGTTGATGACACCGAGCCTCCTAATGTTGAACCACGTGCTCAGACACATGTTAATGACACTGATCCTCCTAATATGGAACCACTGGCATATATTGACTCCAATTTGAACAAGTATCGTGGATTGGATCTTGAAACTTTAGAAGCATTGTAGAGTAATGATGACATCCTTGACATTCAACCTATTAGCATTGACACAACACATATCAAACTAAGTCAAGTGGAGTCAGGACTTTCTTTGGTAAAAAATCAAACGTTTCTAACACCAGTGTCTTAAAACCACCTGGTGTTGTAAaggtttcttaaaaaaaaaaagacaagtaGCGATGAGCATGTGAGTATTTTCATATATTGTTCTTTTAAACCACTTTGTCCTTGCATTTATTAACACTTGCTTGTTATGACATGTTAGTGGACTGAAGAGCAAGAAAAAACATGTTGATTTGACAAGTGCAAGAAGAAAGAGTGACATGCTATTAACTCTCAAAACAAGAGACCTAAAGGGTCCTGTAAAAGATCATGATGATCCATTGGTGATTCAAGAAGATGATATCACAATTGATGACATTAGAATTAACAAGAAATACAAAAGTCGGGCAGATATTTGCTAGGATTTAACTCAATAAAGATCATGTTGACATTTTATAGTTACTATGTCACTGGCTATATTTTGTAATCTAAGCATACCATAATTGGATGAATTAATAGCCATTATGttactagttatattttgtatcTAATTAATGTAAGGATTGAATGGTGTTGTATCATCATTATGTTATAAGACCAGTTGCAACTATTTTATAATGAATGAATCTCTGTTTTTTGCTTCCCATATTATGGGATACATATATCATCACAAGAAAAAatttagggactaaaattgaatgcTAGGATATTTATGGGGACTCCAGACATATTTAAcctaatattttaactattttgaaaATGAAATAAAGCATCTCAATTACCTCGTGGGATATTCTTTATTATGTGTGAGTATATTCAAAAACTAACGAGTTTGATTATCGTATAATATTATATGAAGATATAACTATAACACCTTAGTAAATTGATGATCTTACCAATGCCATATGATGGCAATCAAACATTGATCCATGAATCACGCCTTATACAATCCAATAGACTCAACAAAATTTCACAATGAAACCCTGAAAAATGACACTTGATGTAGGTTGAAGGTAGActttttcaaattctaaaaacTTCACAAACCTCGATCATGACCTGGCTTGATCGTCAGAGTGTTGGTAGATACTCCATCCATTTCAAGGAAACATCGTTGCCTGCTTCCACAAATCTGATTGTCGTAGAGGCCCACTTTAGATCATTGGTGTCATATGTAGGGATTGAAGTTATATGATCTCTCCACGATATTACCGCTAAAGATCTTAAAATGTTCTAAAGGCATgtaaaattgaggaagatcatAAGTGTCGTGAATGGCCATTCTTCGATAGAACCATGTAGTTGTTGTCATATGTTGACACTTTGTTCGCTAATCACCAAGCTCATAATATCCTTATGATTCAACATATCTTGACTTTCATCGATAGAATCATTTGAATTAATATGTGATGCTAGTAAATTTGCTACAGAAACTGCTTCCGGCCAATGGTATAAGAATGTATTTCATTTTATCTACTATGCAAGTAAGTCTTTGATTGAAGCCTAAATCATATATATTGTAACATCCTgattttattagctattttattaattagttaatttggtgtttttattaattatgtatttaattaattattatgtggtataatg
The Vicia villosa cultivar HV-30 ecotype Madison, WI linkage group LG6, Vvil1.0, whole genome shotgun sequence genome window above contains:
- the LOC131609082 gene encoding protein kinase PVPK-1-like isoform X1, with protein sequence MESPVDGVESLPGVQNSVSGIDHNPPSTSGILRSSRPPLRVSRDQGPSSNHHNLGRMNDAYQEANNVDHEGSTKMEKQYYKVNGKSDRIESFESCLEKNISTIETKLCISESSMNRKSDEILESDNDVLVSSKQVVDLKNSEITFCSSPQNSLYSATVYSEAKESFTNTGINECVSVDKSVESGEVSNSCESRKTSICRGSTGSDVSDESSISSLSSSLYKPHKANDVRWEAIQAIRVRDGGLEMRHFRLLKKLGCGDIGSVYLAELSSTRTCFAMKVMNKTELSSRKKLPRAQTEREILQSLDHPFLPSLYTHFETESFSCLVMEFCPGGDLHALRQRQPGKYFSEHAARFYVAEVLLALEYLHMLGIIYRDLKPENVLVREDGHIMLSDFDLSLRCAVSPTLVKSSNTSLETKSSGYCIQPACIEPTCVIQPDCIKPSCFTPRFLSGKSKKKEKKLKPKNDVHNQVTPLPELMAEPTNARSMSFVGTHEYLAPEIIKGEGHGSAVDWWTFGIFLYELLFGRTPFKGSANRATLFNVVGQPLRFPESPSVSFAARDLIRGLLVKEPQHRLAYRRGATEIKQHPFFQNINWALIRCATPPEVPRQAMKEALIAEKKAAPGVKPSGNYLDIDFF
- the LOC131609082 gene encoding protein kinase PVPK-1-like isoform X2, producing the protein MNDAYQEANNVDHEGSTKMEKQYYKVNGKSDRIESFESCLEKNISTIETKLCISESSMNRKSDEILESDNDVLVSSKQVVDLKNSEITFCSSPQNSLYSATVYSEAKESFTNTGINECVSVDKSVESGEVSNSCESRKTSICRGSTGSDVSDESSISSLSSSLYKPHKANDVRWEAIQAIRVRDGGLEMRHFRLLKKLGCGDIGSVYLAELSSTRTCFAMKVMNKTELSSRKKLPRAQTEREILQSLDHPFLPSLYTHFETESFSCLVMEFCPGGDLHALRQRQPGKYFSEHAARFYVAEVLLALEYLHMLGIIYRDLKPENVLVREDGHIMLSDFDLSLRCAVSPTLVKSSNTSLETKSSGYCIQPACIEPTCVIQPDCIKPSCFTPRFLSGKSKKKEKKLKPKNDVHNQVTPLPELMAEPTNARSMSFVGTHEYLAPEIIKGEGHGSAVDWWTFGIFLYELLFGRTPFKGSANRATLFNVVGQPLRFPESPSVSFAARDLIRGLLVKEPQHRLAYRRGATEIKQHPFFQNINWALIRCATPPEVPRQAMKEALIAEKKAAPGVKPSGNYLDIDFF